A part of Perca fluviatilis chromosome 15, GENO_Pfluv_1.0, whole genome shotgun sequence genomic DNA contains:
- the cdc42ep4a gene encoding cdc42 effector protein 4a, with protein sequence MPILKQLVSGSSQTKRRSRMDLTREMISAPLGDFRHTMHVGRSGDAFGDTSFLSTRSGEPPPETNFFPRSPRPGLLSRTFRSSKRSQSVTRVDQQSDNTLVGPGGSPTYVKNAMSLPFLNDDRGDSMVAKSLSSSPLKQHSEVDGRGAASAAHFLELEERSFGELTELPESSHHYGGGMKHAESVMSFHVDLGPSMLGDILGVMEKEDDDLGYEEGKSSEGHASPPLSIHGEEEDSMEREKDEDAEEEMEEEAADLQQQASMHPASSVDLGPENGGPYTPEYTPETRPKHLQHLDSCSMSSSGSAALDEKPSSLTYAGDTDSATFSAPPEEESNFSSFLEDEDDEIHV encoded by the coding sequence ATGCCAATACTAAAACAGCTAGTGTCTGGCTCCTCCCAGACCAAGCGGCGCTCACGCATGGACCTGACCAGGGAGATGATCAGCGCTCCACTGGGCGACTTCCGCCACACCATGCATGTAGGCCGCAGTGGTGATGCGTTCGGAGACACCTCCTTTCTCAGCACCCGCTCAGGAGAACCTCCCCCGGAGACCAATTTCTTTCCCCGCTCTCCCCGGCCCGGCCTCCTGTCTCGCACCTTCAGGAGCAGCAAACGCTCCCAGTCGGTGACCAGAGTTGACCAGCAGAGCGACAACACCCTGGTGGGTCCTGGTGGGTCACCCACCTATGTAAAGAATGCCATGTCTCTGCCCTTTCTCAACGATGACAGAGGGGACAGTATGGTGGCTAAGAGTTTGTCCTCGAGTCCTTTAAAGCAGCACAGTGAGGTGGATGGGAGAGGTGCAGCTTCAGCTGCTCACTTCCTGGAGCTGGAAGAGCGCAGCTTTGGGGAGCTGACTGAGCTTCCGGAGAGCTCCCACCACTACGGAGGTGGCATGAAGCATGCCGAGTCAGTAATGTCTTTTCATGTCGACCTGGGACCCTCCATGCTGGGTGACATCCTGGGGGTGATGGAGAAGGAGGATGACGATCTTGGCTACGAGGAGGGCAAGAGCAGCGAGGGCCATGCCTCACCACCTCTCAGCATCCACGGTGAGGAAGAAGATAgtatggagagagaaaaagatgaggatgcagaggaggagatggaggaagaAGCCGCAGATCTTCAGCAGCAGGCCTCAATGCATCCAGCTAGCTCTGTAGATCTGGGGCCTGAGAATGGAGGGCCCTACACCCCGGAGTACACTCCCGAGACTCGGCCTAAACACTTGCAGCATCTAGACAGCTGCTCCATGTCCAGCTCTGGCTCTGCTGCCCTGGATGAGAAACCAAGCAGCCTGACGTATGCAGGAGATACAGACAGCGCCACCTTCAGTGCCCCGCCAGAGGAGGAGAGCAACTTCTCCTCTTTCTTGGAGGATGAAGACGATGAGATCCACGTATGA